The following are from one region of the Alicyclobacillus fastidiosus genome:
- a CDS encoding response regulator transcription factor: protein MRLLVVEDELELQRELVALFVQGGYQVDAVAAAFDATDRGLTMAYDCIILDYMLPDGTGIDVVTDLREGGCKTPILMLTVKNETNDRVQGLNAGADDYLGKPFAPEELMARVSALVRRAPELSDSETIECGPAKLHTRTRSMEFRGKVLELTSKEFALMECLFRHRGQVLTRDQLIARVWGPDAEVADSALDTYIYFLRKKCANIGWKRAVQTIRGRGYTLSPEE, encoded by the coding sequence ATGCGGCTATTGGTCGTTGAAGATGAACTCGAGCTCCAACGGGAGCTAGTTGCGTTATTTGTGCAAGGAGGCTATCAGGTCGACGCAGTGGCGGCCGCGTTTGATGCGACGGATCGAGGGCTTACCATGGCGTACGACTGTATCATTCTCGACTATATGTTGCCCGATGGGACCGGCATCGACGTCGTGACCGACTTGCGCGAAGGTGGTTGCAAGACGCCGATCCTCATGCTCACTGTGAAAAATGAGACGAACGACCGAGTGCAAGGGCTAAACGCAGGTGCGGACGATTACTTGGGCAAGCCGTTCGCACCTGAGGAACTGATGGCCCGCGTCAGCGCTTTGGTCAGGCGTGCGCCCGAACTGTCCGACAGTGAGACGATTGAGTGCGGCCCAGCCAAATTGCATACGCGCACGCGCAGTATGGAGTTTCGCGGAAAGGTCCTAGAACTCACGAGCAAGGAGTTTGCGCTGATGGAGTGCCTGTTTCGGCACCGTGGACAGGTTCTCACGCGAGATCAGCTGATCGCGCGCGTGTGGGGCCCTGATGCGGAGGTTGCCGATAGCGCCCTCGACACGTACATTTACTTCCTGCGCAAAAAGTGTGCGAACATCGGCTGGAAACGAGCTGTGCAGACGATACGAGGGCGCGGCTACACGTTGTCGCCAGAGGAGTAG
- the trpS gene encoding tryptophan--tRNA ligase — MKRVFSGIQPSGNLTIGNYLGAMKNFVRLQHEADCLFCVVDMHAITVPQDPAALRQNSRNLAALYLAAGIDPSKSTVFIQSHVPAHAELGWMLQCIAYYGELGRMTQFKDKSSAKDVVTAGLFTYPALMAADILLYGTDLVPVGEDQKQHLELTRDIAERFNNRFGDTFVIPEPYIPKFGGRIMSLENPEKKMSKSDESAGAYIAILDDPAVIRKKISRAVTDSDREVRYDVDAKPAVSNLMTIYGLFTDMTVEQVTEHFRGVGYGPFKKELAEVVVDGLAPVQARYRELIESDEVDQVLRAGAVKAREMAQPLLSRVKEKLGFLGE; from the coding sequence ATGAAACGCGTGTTTTCTGGCATTCAACCATCTGGGAATTTGACGATCGGCAATTACCTGGGTGCCATGAAAAATTTCGTGCGACTGCAACACGAGGCGGACTGCCTGTTCTGCGTAGTGGATATGCACGCCATAACGGTCCCGCAAGATCCGGCGGCCCTTCGTCAGAATTCGCGCAACCTGGCGGCACTGTATCTCGCAGCCGGCATCGACCCGTCGAAATCGACGGTCTTCATCCAGTCACACGTGCCCGCACACGCGGAACTCGGTTGGATGTTGCAGTGCATCGCCTACTACGGCGAACTCGGCCGCATGACGCAGTTCAAAGACAAATCGTCCGCAAAGGACGTGGTGACGGCTGGACTGTTCACGTACCCGGCGCTGATGGCGGCGGACATCTTGCTGTACGGCACAGACCTCGTTCCAGTGGGCGAGGACCAGAAGCAGCATTTGGAATTGACGCGCGATATCGCGGAGCGCTTTAACAATCGATTCGGCGACACATTCGTCATTCCAGAGCCGTACATTCCGAAGTTCGGCGGACGGATTATGAGCCTTGAAAACCCCGAGAAGAAAATGAGCAAGAGCGACGAGAGCGCGGGTGCGTACATCGCCATCCTGGACGATCCCGCCGTCATCCGTAAGAAGATCAGCCGCGCGGTGACGGACTCGGACAGGGAGGTTCGCTACGACGTCGATGCCAAACCGGCCGTAAGCAACCTGATGACGATTTATGGGCTCTTTACAGACATGACGGTCGAGCAGGTGACCGAACACTTTCGCGGCGTGGGCTATGGACCGTTCAAAAAGGAATTGGCGGAAGTCGTCGTCGACGGGCTCGCTCCCGTTCAAGCTCGGTATCGGGAACTCATCGAGTCGGACGAAGTGGATCAAGTGCTGCGCGCTGGAGCGGTCAAGGCTCGCGAGATGGCGCAACCGCTTCTCTCCCGCGTCAAGGAAAAACTCGGGTTTCTCGGCGAGTGA
- a CDS encoding S9 family peptidase, translating to MKFERVDIEQFFRTYAISAFDVNEDETQIVFSTNLSGRYDVWSMSPTNPYPAPLTARGQLPHDIQFSPTGDYVLVAFDHDGDENAQLYAVSPKGGPLKPLRTAEGRRFMGTHISKDGKRLFYVSDKDNHSFLNGYVYDIDLDVETTLFEGSEGPSYIQAISDDETSFVTTTVFANTYNVTHLHQAGTVTSVTPDETAVHATYEVKFFGDLLYLTTNFGEEFIYFASFDPSTGTFEKRFSVERSDVTSFQLDKANHRAILTVSGSVEDELFAYDLESGVAARIDCPFTVITQVKVTNRGTIFVLGMRDTHPSNLFYLPPGANDWVPLTNNGIMGVSGEELSSAQTVSYRSFDGLEIEALLFPANPATANGYTVVWPHGGPQASERKFYRAFFQYLTYAGYQVFAPNFRGSSGYGATFVKMVEGDWGHGPRLDMVEGIEWLLQSGRAERDKLFLVGGSYGGYMTLLLHGRHAAYFQACVDIFGPSNLFTFVESVPDHWKPMMKQWLGDPAEDAERFVADSPITYLQGMTKPMLVIQGANDPRVVKAESDQIVAALRTQGTEIDYIVFDDEGHGFSKKENEIHAYRKAVEWLDRHRVAGAVEVASP from the coding sequence TTGAAGTTTGAGCGCGTCGATATCGAGCAATTTTTCAGGACTTACGCCATTTCTGCATTTGACGTCAACGAGGACGAAACGCAGATTGTCTTTAGTACGAATCTTTCCGGAAGATACGACGTTTGGTCGATGTCTCCGACCAACCCCTATCCAGCCCCACTGACGGCGCGCGGGCAACTGCCACACGACATTCAATTCTCGCCGACCGGAGATTACGTCCTCGTGGCGTTCGATCACGACGGCGACGAAAACGCCCAACTCTACGCGGTATCCCCAAAAGGCGGCCCGCTCAAGCCACTGCGGACGGCAGAAGGACGTCGCTTCATGGGCACCCATATCTCCAAGGACGGCAAGCGGCTTTTCTACGTGTCCGACAAGGATAATCACTCCTTCCTCAATGGCTACGTCTACGATATCGACCTCGACGTCGAAACCACCTTGTTCGAGGGGAGCGAGGGGCCTAGTTACATCCAGGCAATCTCGGATGACGAAACGAGTTTTGTCACGACCACTGTCTTCGCAAATACCTACAACGTCACGCACCTGCATCAAGCGGGAACAGTGACATCGGTGACACCGGACGAAACCGCGGTGCACGCTACGTACGAAGTGAAATTCTTCGGAGACCTCCTGTACTTGACGACCAACTTCGGTGAGGAGTTCATCTATTTCGCGTCCTTCGATCCGTCCACAGGCACCTTCGAAAAGCGATTTTCAGTTGAGCGTTCGGACGTCACTTCCTTTCAACTGGACAAGGCGAATCACCGGGCGATTCTGACGGTGAGCGGGAGCGTGGAAGACGAGCTCTTTGCCTACGACCTCGAGTCGGGCGTCGCCGCGCGAATCGATTGCCCGTTTACCGTGATCACCCAGGTGAAGGTCACCAACCGGGGCACGATTTTCGTCCTTGGTATGCGAGACACGCACCCAAGCAACCTGTTTTACTTGCCTCCCGGCGCAAATGACTGGGTACCGTTGACGAACAATGGCATCATGGGCGTCTCTGGTGAGGAACTCTCCAGTGCACAGACGGTGTCGTACCGGTCGTTTGACGGGTTGGAGATCGAGGCGCTGCTCTTCCCGGCCAATCCCGCCACCGCGAACGGGTACACGGTCGTCTGGCCGCACGGCGGTCCCCAGGCTTCTGAGCGAAAGTTCTATCGCGCGTTCTTTCAATATCTCACCTACGCGGGCTACCAGGTATTCGCGCCCAATTTTCGTGGGTCGTCGGGTTACGGCGCGACGTTCGTCAAAATGGTCGAGGGAGACTGGGGGCATGGTCCGCGGTTAGACATGGTAGAGGGCATTGAGTGGCTGCTTCAAAGTGGTCGGGCAGAGCGCGACAAGCTGTTTCTCGTCGGAGGGAGTTATGGGGGCTACATGACCTTGCTTCTACACGGTCGGCACGCAGCGTATTTCCAGGCCTGTGTCGATATCTTCGGCCCGTCTAACTTGTTTACGTTCGTCGAGTCCGTCCCTGACCACTGGAAACCGATGATGAAGCAGTGGCTCGGTGACCCGGCCGAGGATGCCGAGCGGTTCGTAGCCGACTCGCCCATCACGTACTTGCAGGGAATGACAAAGCCTATGCTGGTCATCCAAGGTGCCAACGACCCGCGTGTCGTCAAGGCGGAGTCGGATCAAATCGTGGCTGCATTGCGAACGCAAGGCACCGAGATCGACTATATCGTGTTTGATGACGAGGGCCATGGATTTTCGAAGAAGGAAAACGAGATCCACGCTTATAGAAAGGCCGTCGAGTGGCTCGACAGACACCGCGTTGCCGGCGCTGTCGAAGTTGCATCGCCGTGA
- a CDS encoding HAMP domain-containing sensor histidine kinase, translated as MFRRMYLTIASLLILSTGLLLAVLGGAVYRELETELTKDGQNDLVAQSGPVQDALGNLLSGVRFNPGDLRDERGQNVYFFAVANGRVVASLKRMPVPFNVVTGLSYKNEFATVRFAGSPYRVYEFVATVGNRRVHTYMYSLIEQEESMLWHARHLMWEVGGIGFVVALVGNLFLAARLMRPTVQAWTAYRETVLELSHELQTPLATVGAMMSSRNVDEQTATDVRHELERASTMVSDMLFLSRLRSGVFLQPTEPVAVSDITEEAAERYRAILLLQGCQLVGRAEPGLFVETTPPAWERLASTLFKNVVDHAAPQTKATWALYEDGRRVCFVIENVTIPKSQEGPKPAPERGVGLQIVARLAERMRGRMEVEERDGHFRVSVNVPSRRPLW; from the coding sequence ATGTTTCGGCGAATGTATCTCACCATCGCGAGCTTGCTCATCCTGAGCACTGGGCTCCTTTTGGCTGTGCTTGGGGGCGCAGTCTATCGCGAGTTGGAAACGGAATTGACGAAAGATGGACAGAACGATTTGGTCGCGCAGTCCGGCCCAGTCCAAGACGCGCTCGGGAACCTGCTGAGCGGCGTGCGGTTTAACCCTGGAGACTTGCGCGATGAGCGCGGCCAAAACGTGTATTTCTTCGCCGTCGCGAATGGGAGAGTCGTCGCTTCCCTCAAGCGCATGCCAGTGCCGTTCAACGTCGTGACGGGACTCAGCTATAAGAACGAGTTCGCGACCGTTCGCTTTGCTGGCAGCCCTTATCGCGTCTACGAGTTCGTCGCCACCGTTGGCAACCGGCGGGTCCACACCTACATGTATTCGCTCATCGAGCAAGAGGAATCGATGTTGTGGCACGCGCGGCATTTGATGTGGGAAGTGGGCGGCATTGGGTTTGTCGTCGCATTGGTCGGCAACCTCTTTTTAGCGGCCCGTCTCATGCGCCCCACCGTCCAGGCCTGGACCGCCTATCGCGAGACCGTTCTCGAACTGTCGCACGAGTTGCAGACGCCTCTGGCGACGGTTGGCGCGATGATGTCGAGCCGCAATGTCGACGAGCAGACGGCCACGGACGTGCGCCACGAGTTGGAGCGGGCCTCGACGATGGTCTCCGACATGCTCTTTTTGTCGAGGCTGCGATCCGGCGTATTTCTCCAGCCCACCGAACCGGTCGCCGTTTCGGATATCACCGAAGAGGCGGCCGAACGCTACCGTGCCATCCTCCTCCTGCAGGGCTGCCAACTCGTCGGACGTGCGGAACCGGGCTTGTTTGTCGAGACCACGCCGCCTGCTTGGGAGCGGCTGGCGAGCACGCTGTTCAAAAACGTGGTCGATCACGCGGCGCCACAGACCAAGGCCACGTGGGCGTTGTACGAGGACGGGAGACGCGTTTGCTTCGTCATCGAGAACGTGACGATACCGAAGAGCCAAGAAGGGCCCAAGCCAGCTCCTGAGCGCGGAGTCGGGCTACAAATTGTCGCGCGGCTGGCCGAGCGGATGAGAGGAAGGATGGAAGTCGAGGAGCGGGATGGCCACTTTCGCGTCTCGGTCAACGTTCCGAGCCGTCGACCGCTCTGGTGA